One Dysosmobacter welbionis DNA segment encodes these proteins:
- a CDS encoding DUF998 domain-containing protein, protein MAACIDTRWFWTLLILTLCGEFLLPCLLARKDPAYRPGTMAVSVLGRRGGPVARVYRLWLAWLGIWLLTTAAVYAVGAAPASRWLAAGLAVSLGGFALGAGILAALFPTGLTKDLSDRSALIHGIASALGFFALLFLPLWRALLALETDSPVMAWACFAALGLALVFFTLFVLSDKDRFQGTAVAREGLWEQLCLAAMYVPLLLDAIVHLISAP, encoded by the coding sequence CTGCTTCCCTGCCTGCTGGCCCGGAAGGATCCAGCCTATCGGCCTGGAACCATGGCGGTCAGCGTTCTGGGCAGAAGGGGCGGTCCCGTGGCCCGTGTCTACCGCCTGTGGCTGGCGTGGCTGGGGATATGGCTTTTGACCACTGCCGCCGTCTACGCCGTCGGCGCGGCGCCGGCCTCCCGGTGGCTGGCGGCGGGATTGGCCGTGTCCCTGGGCGGCTTCGCCCTGGGCGCCGGTATCCTGGCTGCCCTGTTTCCCACCGGGCTCACCAAAGATCTGTCGGATCGCTCTGCCCTGATCCACGGCATTGCCTCTGCCCTGGGCTTTTTCGCCCTGCTGTTCCTACCCCTCTGGCGGGCGCTGCTGGCGCTGGAGACAGACTCCCCGGTTATGGCGTGGGCCTGCTTTGCCGCCCTGGGGCTGGCGCTGGTATTCTTCACGCTGTTTGTCCTCTCGGACAAAGACCGCTTCCAGGGCACGGCTGTGGCCCGTGAGGGTCTTTGGGAACAGCTCTGCCTGGCGGCCATGTATGTTCCCTTGTTGCTGGATGCAATCGTCCACCTGATTTCCGCCCCCTGA
- a CDS encoding dUTP diphosphatase, protein MEEIKVKYFTDDIDELCYVEGKSDWIDLHAAETVTMKAGEFRLIPLGVAIALPEGYEAHIVPRSSTFKNYGILQTNSMGVVDYTYRGDGDQWRMPAYATRDVTIEKNARICQFRIMKNQPRLTFTKVEHLDGPDRGGFGSTGK, encoded by the coding sequence ATGGAAGAGATCAAGGTAAAATATTTCACAGATGACATCGACGAGCTGTGCTACGTGGAGGGCAAGTCCGACTGGATCGACCTACATGCGGCGGAAACCGTGACTATGAAGGCCGGGGAGTTCCGGCTGATCCCCTTGGGGGTGGCCATCGCCCTGCCGGAGGGGTATGAAGCCCACATCGTCCCCCGCAGCTCCACCTTTAAGAATTACGGCATTCTGCAGACCAACTCCATGGGCGTGGTAGACTACACCTACCGGGGCGACGGTGACCAGTGGCGGATGCCCGCCTACGCCACCCGGGATGTGACCATTGAGAAAAACGCCCGGATCTGCCAGTTCCGCATCATGAAAAACCAGCCCCGGCTGACCTTCACCAAAGTGGAGCATCTGGACGGCCCCGACCGGGGCGGCTTCGGCTCCACCGGAAAGTGA
- a CDS encoding Maf family protein: protein MAKIVLASGSPRRQELLQRIGITDFDIRVPRTEETYPAGLSPRETVEYISREKSDAAAALCTPEEIIITADTMVFLDDQRLGKPVDEADALRMLTALQGRRHTVCTGVTVRRGGEILTESASTDVYFRPAAEAELWGYIRTGEPMDKAGAYGVQGLGALLVERLDGDFFNVMGLPVLRLSRMLERFGVHFFC from the coding sequence ATGGCAAAGATCGTACTGGCCTCCGGCTCTCCCCGGCGGCAGGAGCTGCTCCAGCGCATCGGCATCACGGACTTCGACATCCGGGTCCCCCGGACGGAGGAAACCTATCCCGCCGGCCTCTCCCCCCGGGAGACGGTGGAGTACATCTCCCGGGAGAAGTCCGACGCGGCCGCCGCTCTCTGCACACCGGAGGAAATCATCATCACTGCCGACACCATGGTGTTTCTGGACGACCAGCGTCTCGGCAAGCCTGTGGACGAGGCGGACGCCCTGCGGATGCTGACGGCCCTCCAGGGCCGCCGCCACACGGTATGCACCGGCGTCACCGTCCGCCGGGGCGGCGAGATCCTGACGGAGAGCGCGTCCACCGACGTGTATTTCCGCCCTGCCGCGGAGGCGGAGCTCTGGGGCTACATCCGCACCGGCGAGCCCATGGACAAGGCCGGGGCCTACGGCGTCCAGGGGCTGGGTGCCCTTCTGGTGGAGCGGCTGGACGGTGACTTTTTCAACGTGATGGGTCTGCCGGTCCTGCGCTTGAGCCGGATGCTGGAGCGGTTCGGCGTCCATTTCTTCTGCTGA
- the mreC gene encoding rod shape-determining protein MreC: MKKFFREHGIWVLFATAVIAVSLSLMSFFSNTSSPLSNLAGIIASPFRSAYTAVTGWITDKQNYYQDVTALEEENAALRRENAILKAQNRLAQTNNEENARLRDLLNLRPQNYDLELETASVTERTVTNWTSSLTLNIGTDHGVEVNDCVIDETYALVGVVSEVGLNWCTVLTIVDTDTSLGAQVFRTKDLGLAVGDFSLMRENRLRLDYLPADCQLLGGDLVVTSGLGGYYPSGLSVGTVEEVQLSDSGAASYAVLEPAADFDSLVEVFVIKSFDIQT, from the coding sequence TTGAAGAAATTTTTTCGGGAACACGGCATCTGGGTCCTGTTCGCCACGGCGGTGATCGCCGTGAGCCTGTCCCTCATGTCCTTTTTCTCCAACACCTCCTCTCCCCTGTCCAATCTGGCGGGGATCATCGCCTCCCCCTTCCGGTCGGCCTACACCGCTGTAACAGGCTGGATCACAGACAAGCAGAACTACTATCAGGACGTCACCGCCCTGGAGGAGGAGAACGCCGCCCTGCGGCGGGAAAACGCCATCCTCAAGGCCCAGAACCGCCTGGCTCAGACCAACAATGAGGAAAACGCCCGCCTGCGGGATCTGCTGAACCTGCGGCCCCAGAACTATGACCTGGAGCTGGAGACGGCCTCCGTCACGGAGCGCACGGTCACCAACTGGACCTCCTCCCTGACACTGAACATCGGCACGGATCACGGTGTCGAAGTGAACGACTGCGTCATCGACGAGACGTATGCCCTGGTGGGTGTGGTCAGCGAAGTGGGACTCAACTGGTGCACGGTCCTCACCATCGTGGACACGGACACCTCCCTGGGCGCCCAGGTGTTCCGCACCAAGGACCTGGGGCTGGCGGTGGGCGACTTCTCCCTGATGCGGGAGAACCGCCTGCGGCTGGACTATCTGCCCGCGGACTGTCAGCTGCTGGGCGGCGATCTGGTGGTCACCTCCGGCCTGGGCGGGTATTATCCCTCCGGCCTCTCTGTCGGCACAGTGGAGGAGGTGCAGCTCAGCGACTCCGGCGCCGCCTCCTACGCGGTGCTGGAACCCGCCGCCGACTTTGACAGTCTGGTGGAGGTCTTCGTCATCAAATCCTTTGACATCCAGACCTGA
- a CDS encoding penicillin-binding transpeptidase domain-containing protein: MDHKEAHHLRLYVLAALFFIVAAVYIGVLYDTQVNNYDYYYASSVRSIARSETVEAARGNITDRNGKVLVSSRSSYNLTFDASLLEKDEDANESLLRLLQLCQSRGINWVDSLPISRSAPFAYTIDSLDSAARSRFLTYLKDLDEAANALAAYLLEHPALLETTDEEGNRENPADDILADEELDQASKAQALLEELTSSQLTGAMLEGSGLSATRLIALMRKDFGLSASFSVEEARLVLGVQYEIRSRNLARTDPYVLAEDIDAELISLLNDGDYAGAKITPSSVREYETTYGAHILGYLGKINDSAEKEALGEGYNWNDYVGKDGVEAAFESHLKGTDGTRVVSLNEDGKITGEYYSKEPVPGNTVELTIDLDLQQAAEDALAATITRMTGEDGDETRGGAVAVVQVGTGEVLALASYPTYDLSTFRQSSIYAALYNDPARPFTNRATNGTYVPGSTIKPLTAVAALEKGIITPTQEIYSPSRWVYPNDPTHSGANCAGGNHGLINVTEAITKSCNYFFAEMGYRMGMDTFREYLQAFGLGEHTGIEIGDYAGTLPSNEAGHDQTPWATFGQANQLYSPLQLANYIATLASGGQHCKAHLLKAVKSYDNTEVLAVGDTAPTNVVSMQDSTLEAVKKGMLGYTQPGGSVYNAFRNCVVTAGAKTGTSELGGNQTENGVFVCFAPYDDPEIAVAIVIEHATWGSNLATTGVDILNAYFTADETGSAVTGENQLLP; this comes from the coding sequence ATGGACCATAAGGAAGCCCATCATCTGCGCCTGTATGTTCTGGCAGCCCTGTTTTTCATTGTGGCTGCGGTCTACATCGGGGTCCTGTACGATACGCAGGTGAACAATTACGACTATTACTACGCCAGCTCCGTCCGCAGCATCGCCCGGTCGGAGACCGTGGAGGCCGCCCGGGGCAACATCACCGACCGAAACGGCAAGGTGCTGGTGTCCAGCCGCTCCTCCTACAACCTGACCTTTGACGCCTCCCTGCTGGAGAAGGACGAAGATGCCAACGAGTCCCTCCTGCGGCTGCTGCAGTTGTGTCAGAGCCGGGGGATCAACTGGGTGGATTCTCTGCCCATCTCCCGCTCCGCCCCCTTCGCCTACACCATCGACTCCCTGGACAGCGCCGCCAGGAGCCGCTTTCTCACCTATCTGAAGGATCTGGACGAGGCCGCGAACGCCCTGGCCGCCTATCTGCTGGAGCATCCTGCCCTGCTGGAGACCACGGACGAGGAGGGCAACAGGGAAAACCCCGCCGACGACATCCTGGCGGATGAGGAGCTGGATCAGGCCAGCAAGGCCCAGGCCCTGCTGGAGGAGCTGACCTCCAGTCAGCTGACCGGCGCCATGCTGGAAGGGTCCGGTCTCTCCGCCACGCGGCTGATCGCCCTGATGCGGAAGGATTTCGGCCTCTCCGCCTCTTTTTCCGTGGAGGAGGCCCGGCTGGTGCTGGGCGTCCAGTACGAGATCCGCAGCCGAAATCTCGCCAGGACGGACCCCTATGTGCTGGCGGAGGACATCGACGCGGAGCTGATCTCCCTGCTGAACGACGGCGACTACGCCGGAGCCAAGATCACCCCCTCCTCCGTGCGGGAGTACGAGACGACCTACGGGGCGCATATCCTGGGGTATCTCGGAAAAATCAACGACAGTGCGGAAAAGGAGGCCCTGGGCGAGGGATATAACTGGAACGACTATGTGGGCAAGGACGGCGTGGAGGCGGCCTTTGAATCCCATCTCAAGGGCACCGACGGCACCCGGGTGGTCTCCCTGAACGAGGACGGCAAGATCACCGGCGAGTATTACTCCAAGGAGCCGGTGCCCGGCAACACCGTGGAGCTGACCATCGACCTGGACCTCCAGCAGGCGGCGGAGGACGCCCTGGCCGCCACCATCACCCGGATGACCGGGGAGGATGGGGATGAGACCCGGGGCGGCGCCGTGGCGGTGGTACAGGTGGGCACGGGGGAAGTTCTGGCCCTGGCCTCTTATCCCACCTATGATCTCTCCACATTCCGACAGAGCAGCATCTACGCGGCTCTCTACAATGACCCTGCCCGCCCCTTCACAAACCGCGCCACCAACGGGACGTACGTCCCCGGCTCCACCATCAAGCCCCTGACGGCCGTGGCCGCGCTGGAGAAGGGGATCATTACTCCCACCCAGGAGATCTACTCTCCCAGCCGGTGGGTCTATCCCAACGACCCCACCCACAGCGGCGCCAACTGCGCCGGCGGCAACCACGGTCTCATCAATGTGACGGAGGCCATCACCAAGTCCTGCAACTACTTCTTCGCGGAGATGGGATACCGAATGGGCATGGACACCTTCCGGGAGTATCTGCAGGCCTTCGGCCTGGGAGAGCACACCGGCATTGAGATTGGTGATTACGCCGGTACCTTGCCCAGCAATGAGGCGGGCCACGACCAGACCCCCTGGGCCACCTTCGGCCAGGCCAACCAGCTCTACTCACCCCTCCAGCTTGCCAACTACATCGCCACACTGGCCTCCGGCGGACAGCACTGCAAGGCCCACCTGCTGAAGGCCGTGAAATCCTATGACAATACGGAGGTCCTGGCTGTGGGCGACACGGCGCCCACCAACGTGGTCTCCATGCAGGATTCCACGCTAGAGGCGGTGAAAAAGGGCATGCTGGGCTACACCCAGCCCGGCGGCTCTGTTTACAATGCCTTCCGGAACTGCGTGGTCACTGCCGGCGCCAAGACCGGCACCTCCGAGCTGGGCGGCAACCAGACCGAAAACGGCGTCTTCGTCTGCTTCGCCCCTTATGACGATCCGGAGATCGCCGTGGCCATCGTCATTGAGCACGCCACCTGGGGCTCCAATCTGGCCACCACGGGCGTGGATATTCTCAACGCTTACTTTACCGCCGACGAGACCGGCAGTGCCGTCACCGGCGAAAACCAACTGCTTCCGTAA
- a CDS encoding glycoside hydrolase family 13 protein yields the protein MSEPFVFDPRCDLCKEPFGAVPCGTAVTFHCRPLATEGFSHCALVLSCEFSGTQREQELPLEGFAGERLCFSGTLTAPELPDLLWYHFRFWREDGTGCLLDKTGYRSDGQAVSWQLTVYQESRTPGWFGAGVTYQIFPDRFCRLVPVDPAGLVGRRWVHEDWDDTPEWRPDPDGEIRNRDFFGGTLAGITSKLDDLKALGVTTLYLCPIFESASNHRYNTADYTRIDPMLGTEADFRALCAQARQRGMRVILDGVFNHTGSQSMYFNADGYYPTLGAAQSQDSPWYSWYRFHHWPDSYDSWWGIRTLPAVEESSPSYVDFIIDGKDSIIRRWLRAGASGWRLDVADELPDWFLEKIRAAMEETAPDSVLIGEVWEDGSNKIAYSQRRRYLLGSETHGLMNYPFRTALLAYVSGGDADDFREAMETLRENYPPAAFYSAMNFLGTHDTPRILTLLGADRTPDTKAERASYRLLPRERAAGIAKLRLAALVLFTFPGSPMIYYGDEAGMEGFEDPLNRGTYPWGREDRDLLAWFTRLGALRNAYPALQSGTISWLYTAGPLLIFARQNGDQRLTTAVNASPDSHTVTLLWEGAGPTDLLTGDTLPCSGGVLHLQLPPWGCRLLL from the coding sequence ATGAGCGAACCCTTTGTCTTTGATCCCCGCTGCGACCTGTGCAAGGAGCCCTTCGGCGCCGTCCCCTGCGGAACGGCGGTCACCTTTCACTGCCGCCCCCTGGCCACGGAGGGCTTTTCCCACTGCGCACTGGTCCTCTCCTGTGAGTTTTCCGGGACGCAGCGGGAGCAGGAACTACCCCTGGAGGGCTTCGCAGGCGAGCGGCTTTGCTTTTCCGGCACACTGACCGCGCCGGAGCTGCCCGATCTTCTCTGGTATCACTTCCGCTTCTGGCGGGAGGACGGCACCGGCTGTCTGCTGGACAAGACCGGCTACCGCAGTGACGGACAGGCCGTGTCCTGGCAGCTGACGGTCTACCAGGAAAGCCGTACGCCCGGCTGGTTTGGGGCAGGTGTGACATACCAAATTTTTCCAGATCGTTTCTGCCGTCTGGTACCCGTGGACCCTGCGGGTCTGGTTGGCCGGCGCTGGGTCCACGAGGACTGGGATGACACGCCGGAGTGGCGGCCGGATCCGGATGGGGAGATCCGCAACCGGGACTTCTTTGGTGGCACTCTGGCGGGGATCACGTCGAAACTGGACGATTTGAAGGCCCTTGGTGTCACCACGCTGTACCTCTGCCCCATTTTCGAGTCCGCCTCCAACCACCGTTATAACACAGCGGACTATACCCGCATCGACCCCATGCTGGGCACGGAGGCCGATTTCCGCGCTCTCTGCGCCCAGGCCCGACAGCGGGGGATGCGGGTGATTTTGGACGGCGTGTTCAACCACACCGGATCCCAGAGCATGTACTTCAATGCCGATGGCTATTACCCCACTTTGGGCGCAGCCCAGAGCCAGGATTCTCCCTGGTACAGCTGGTACCGGTTCCACCACTGGCCGGATTCCTACGACTCTTGGTGGGGCATCCGCACTCTGCCAGCGGTGGAGGAGTCCTCTCCCTCTTATGTGGATTTCATCATTGACGGCAAGGACTCCATTATCCGCCGGTGGCTGCGTGCCGGAGCTTCCGGCTGGCGACTGGATGTGGCGGATGAGCTGCCGGACTGGTTTCTGGAGAAGATCCGCGCCGCCATGGAGGAGACGGCCCCTGACAGCGTCCTGATCGGCGAGGTGTGGGAGGACGGCTCCAATAAGATCGCCTACTCCCAGCGGCGGCGGTATCTGCTGGGCAGTGAGACCCACGGGCTGATGAACTACCCCTTCCGCACGGCGCTGCTGGCCTATGTCTCCGGCGGGGATGCCGATGACTTTCGGGAGGCCATGGAGACCCTGCGGGAGAACTATCCTCCGGCGGCCTTTTACTCCGCCATGAACTTTTTGGGCACCCACGATACCCCCCGCATCCTGACGCTGCTGGGTGCGGACCGAACGCCGGACACCAAGGCGGAGCGGGCCTCCTACCGGCTTTTGCCCCGGGAGCGGGCAGCGGGCATCGCCAAGCTGCGGCTGGCGGCGCTGGTGCTGTTCACCTTCCCCGGCTCTCCCATGATCTATTACGGGGATGAGGCCGGGATGGAGGGCTTTGAGGACCCTCTGAATCGGGGAACCTACCCCTGGGGCCGGGAAGACCGGGACCTGCTGGCGTGGTTCACCCGGCTGGGTGCCCTGCGGAATGCGTATCCAGCCCTGCAGTCCGGCACCATCTCCTGGCTCTACACCGCAGGTCCTTTGTTGATTTTTGCCCGGCAGAACGGTGACCAGCGGCTGACCACAGCCGTCAACGCCTCACCGGACTCCCACACTGTCACACTGCTGTGGGAAGGCGCTGGCCCCACTGATCTCCTCACCGGAGATACTCTTCCCTGTTCCGGCGGTGTTCTGCACTTGCAGCTGCCGCCCTGGGGCTGCCGTCTTTTGCTGTGA
- a CDS encoding ParA family protein: MAKTIAIVNQKGGVGKTTTCVNLAAALTEAGQRILLCDFDPQANSTSGMGVDKTVSKGIYDALIGEVPVEDALVHTKYGDVLPSNKALAGAGIELIGMERREFLLRDALDKVKDRYDFLFIDCPPSLELLTLNALCAADAILVPVQGEYYALEGLSDLMNTVRIVRRSLNPRLELDGVLLTMFDGRTNLALQVAEEVKHYFPGKVYATVIPRNVRLSEAPSHGKPITAYDRTSRGAEAYTAFAAEFLKKQSA; the protein is encoded by the coding sequence GTGGCAAAAACCATTGCGATTGTGAATCAAAAAGGCGGCGTGGGGAAAACAACCACCTGTGTGAATCTCGCCGCGGCCTTGACGGAGGCCGGGCAGCGCATCCTCCTGTGTGATTTTGATCCTCAGGCCAATTCCACTTCTGGAATGGGCGTGGACAAGACGGTCTCCAAGGGAATCTACGATGCCCTGATCGGCGAAGTGCCGGTGGAGGACGCCCTGGTGCACACCAAATACGGCGATGTTCTCCCCTCCAACAAGGCGCTGGCCGGCGCCGGGATCGAACTGATCGGCATGGAGCGCCGGGAATTCCTTCTGCGGGACGCGCTGGACAAGGTAAAAGATCGCTACGACTTCCTGTTCATCGACTGCCCCCCCTCTCTGGAACTGCTGACGCTGAACGCCCTCTGCGCCGCGGACGCCATCCTGGTGCCGGTGCAGGGCGAATACTACGCTCTGGAGGGCCTCAGTGACCTGATGAACACGGTGCGGATCGTCCGCAGGTCCCTGAATCCCCGGCTGGAACTGGACGGCGTGCTGCTGACCATGTTTGACGGGCGGACCAATTTGGCCTTGCAGGTGGCGGAGGAAGTGAAGCACTACTTCCCCGGCAAGGTCTATGCCACTGTGATCCCCCGGAACGTGCGCCTCAGCGAGGCGCCCAGCCACGGCAAGCCCATCACCGCCTATGATCGGACCTCCCGGGGCGCGGAGGCCTACACCGCCTTTGCGGCGGAGTTTCTGAAAAAGCAAAGCGCCTGA
- a CDS encoding ParB/RepB/Spo0J family partition protein, giving the protein MASKKPSGLGRGLGALLGDDVLKAESTGSLYLPISQVESCSSQPRKHFDEASLAELADSIREHGIIQPLTVRKLASGYYQIIAGERRWRAARLAGLQEVPVIVMEADDRKAAELAMIENLQREDLNPIEEAAGFQSLMETYHMTQEEAASRVGKSRSAVANALRLLSLTPPVAKLVEEGKLSAGHARALLPLSPALQENAAGAVISGGLSVRQTEALAKRLSLEKPEKAPAPKGIDYAAEAQKELSSKLGRGVRIVTGRKKGRIELEYYGIDDLNDLLEALAMLRAKQTKTP; this is encoded by the coding sequence ATGGCATCCAAGAAACCCTCCGGCCTCGGCCGGGGTCTCGGCGCCCTGCTGGGCGACGACGTATTGAAGGCGGAGAGCACCGGCAGCCTGTACCTGCCCATTTCCCAGGTGGAAAGCTGTTCCTCCCAGCCCCGCAAGCACTTTGACGAGGCATCCCTGGCAGAACTGGCCGACTCCATCCGAGAGCACGGTATCATCCAGCCTCTTACCGTCCGGAAGCTGGCCTCCGGCTACTATCAGATCATCGCCGGAGAACGGCGCTGGCGGGCTGCGCGGCTGGCGGGCCTTCAGGAAGTGCCCGTCATTGTCATGGAGGCCGATGACCGCAAGGCCGCCGAGCTGGCCATGATCGAAAACCTCCAGCGGGAGGATCTGAACCCCATAGAGGAAGCCGCTGGCTTCCAGTCCCTGATGGAAACGTATCACATGACCCAGGAGGAGGCCGCGTCCCGAGTGGGCAAATCCCGCAGCGCCGTGGCCAACGCGCTGCGGCTGCTGTCCCTGACGCCGCCGGTGGCCAAGCTGGTGGAGGAGGGAAAGCTCTCCGCCGGTCACGCTCGGGCGCTGCTGCCCCTCTCCCCCGCCCTGCAGGAAAACGCCGCTGGCGCCGTGATCTCCGGCGGCCTCTCTGTCCGCCAGACGGAGGCCCTGGCCAAGCGGCTGAGTCTGGAAAAGCCGGAAAAAGCCCCCGCGCCGAAGGGAATCGACTATGCCGCGGAGGCGCAGAAGGAGTTGAGCTCCAAGCTGGGCCGGGGGGTGCGGATCGTCACCGGCCGCAAAAAGGGCCGGATTGAGCTGGAATACTACGGCATTGACGACCTCAACGACCTGCTGGAGGCCCTGGCGATGCTCCGGGCAAAGCAAACGAAAACCCCCTGA
- the serS gene encoding serine--tRNA ligase, translating into MLDIKFIRENPDAVRENIKKKFQDAKLPLVDEVLDLDSKRRAAIAEADQLRSNRNTLSKQIGMLMGQAKKDPAKLAEAEAVKQQVKEQADRLAELEKQETELEEKLHHNMLLIPQMIDSSVPIGKDDSENVEVQRFGACEVPDFPIPYHVDIMESFNGIDLDAAGRVSGSGFYYLLGDIARLHEAVLAYGRDFMIDKGFTYCIPPFMIHGNVVEGVMSQTDMDGMMYKIEGEDLYLIGTSEHSMIGRFIDQILPAESLPQTLTSYSPCFRKEKGAHGIEERGIYRIHQFEKQEMIVVCKPEESKDWYEKLWRMSVELFRSLDIPVRQLECCSGDLADLKVKSCDIEAWSPRQQKFFEVCSCSNLGDAQARRLRIRYKDENGKMQLCHTLNNTCVAPPRMLIAFLENNLQADGTVRIPQVLRPYMGGKELLVPAEKSNL; encoded by the coding sequence ATGCTGGATATCAAATTTATCCGGGAGAATCCGGATGCCGTCCGTGAAAATATCAAAAAGAAGTTTCAGGATGCCAAGCTTCCCCTGGTAGACGAAGTCCTGGACCTGGACTCCAAGCGCCGGGCCGCCATTGCGGAGGCGGATCAGCTCCGCTCCAACCGAAACACACTCAGCAAGCAGATCGGCATGCTGATGGGCCAGGCCAAAAAGGACCCCGCCAAGCTGGCGGAGGCCGAGGCTGTCAAGCAGCAGGTGAAGGAACAGGCGGACCGCTTGGCAGAGCTGGAGAAACAGGAGACGGAGCTGGAGGAAAAGCTCCATCACAATATGCTGCTGATCCCCCAGATGATCGATTCCTCCGTGCCCATCGGCAAGGATGACAGCGAAAATGTAGAGGTCCAGCGGTTCGGAGCATGTGAAGTCCCCGACTTCCCCATTCCCTACCACGTGGATATCATGGAGTCCTTCAACGGCATCGACCTGGATGCCGCCGGGCGGGTCTCCGGCAGCGGCTTTTACTACCTGCTGGGCGACATTGCCCGGCTCCATGAGGCGGTGCTGGCCTACGGCCGGGACTTCATGATCGACAAGGGCTTCACCTACTGCATCCCCCCCTTCATGATCCACGGCAACGTGGTGGAGGGCGTTATGAGCCAGACAGACATGGACGGCATGATGTACAAGATCGAAGGGGAGGACCTGTACCTGATCGGCACCAGCGAGCACTCCATGATCGGCCGGTTCATTGACCAGATCCTGCCGGCTGAGAGCCTGCCCCAGACCCTTACCTCCTACTCCCCCTGTTTCCGCAAGGAGAAAGGTGCCCACGGCATCGAGGAGCGTGGCATCTACCGCATCCACCAGTTTGAAAAGCAGGAGATGATCGTAGTCTGTAAGCCCGAGGAGTCCAAGGACTGGTATGAGAAGCTGTGGCGGATGTCCGTGGAGCTGTTCCGCTCTCTGGATATTCCGGTGCGGCAGCTGGAGTGCTGCTCCGGCGACCTGGCAGATCTAAAGGTCAAGTCCTGCGATATCGAGGCCTGGTCTCCCCGCCAGCAGAAGTTCTTTGAGGTGTGCTCCTGCTCCAATCTGGGGGACGCCCAGGCCCGCCGTCTGCGCATCCGCTATAAGGATGAAAATGGCAAAATGCAGCTGTGCCACACCCTGAATAACACCTGCGTGGCCCCGCCCCGGATGCTGATCGCCTTCCTGGAGAACAACCTCCAGGCCGACGGCACTGTCCGCATCCCCCAGGTCCTGCGGCCCTATATGGGCGGCAAGGAATTGCTGGTCCCCGCGGAAAAATCCAATTTGTAA
- the mscL gene encoding large-conductance mechanosensitive channel protein MscL, whose amino-acid sequence MTELTKKTTGFLAEFRQFIARGNVLDMAVGVIIGGAFGKISTSLVNDILMPLLSLLTGGADFSQWQWVLREAVYDAGGSEVRAAVAINYGSFLSTILDFLIIAFAVFCLIKAINRFHRKKEAAPPPPPQPSQEEVLLAEIRDLLKERT is encoded by the coding sequence ATGACTGAACTTACCAAAAAGACCACCGGCTTCCTGGCGGAGTTTCGCCAATTCATTGCCAGAGGAAATGTGCTGGATATGGCGGTGGGCGTCATCATCGGCGGCGCCTTCGGCAAAATTTCCACCTCCCTGGTCAACGATATCCTGATGCCCCTGCTCTCCCTGCTCACCGGCGGCGCGGACTTCTCCCAATGGCAATGGGTCCTGCGGGAGGCGGTGTATGACGCCGGCGGCAGCGAAGTGCGCGCCGCTGTTGCCATCAATTACGGCTCTTTTCTCTCCACTATTCTGGACTTCCTCATCATCGCCTTTGCGGTCTTCTGCCTCATCAAAGCTATCAACCGCTTCCACCGAAAGAAGGAGGCCGCTCCTCCTCCCCCGCCCCAGCCCTCGCAGGAGGAAGTGCTGCTGGCGGAGATCCGAGACCTGCTGAAGGAGAGGACATGA
- the rsmG gene encoding 16S rRNA (guanine(527)-N(7))-methyltransferase RsmG — translation MMEQRLQSGLAALNLPVEGIPALVRYGDLLIETNKVMNLTAITDPEDVATLHFLDSAALLTLESFSGKSVVDVGTGAGFPGLPLRVLEPSIRLTLLDSLNKRIQFLETVCRELDLPDVACVHARAEEFAAEHRETFDLAVSRAVAALPVLCELCLPQVKPGGKFLAMKSVESDAELAASQHAIAILGGAVEAVRDYAIPGTDVRHRLIVVEKVKKTPEKYPRMFAKIKKNPL, via the coding sequence ATGATGGAACAGCGCCTGCAATCGGGTCTTGCCGCCCTGAACCTCCCTGTGGAGGGAATCCCTGCTCTGGTCCGGTATGGGGATCTGCTGATCGAGACCAACAAGGTGATGAACCTCACCGCCATTACGGACCCGGAGGATGTGGCCACTCTCCACTTTTTGGACAGCGCCGCCCTGCTGACCCTGGAGTCCTTTTCCGGAAAGTCCGTGGTGGACGTCGGCACCGGTGCCGGTTTTCCCGGTCTGCCCCTGCGGGTGCTGGAGCCCTCCATCCGCCTGACGCTGCTGGACTCCCTGAACAAGCGCATCCAGTTCCTGGAGACGGTGTGCCGGGAGCTGGACCTCCCCGATGTGGCCTGCGTCCACGCCCGGGCGGAGGAATTTGCCGCGGAGCACCGGGAAACCTTTGATTTAGCGGTCTCCCGGGCAGTGGCGGCCCTGCCGGTGCTGTGTGAGCTGTGCCTGCCGCAGGTAAAGCCCGGCGGGAAGTTCCTGGCCATGAAATCCGTGGAGTCAGACGCGGAGCTGGCCGCCTCACAGCACGCCATTGCGATCCTGGGCGGCGCCGTGGAGGCGGTCCGGGACTATGCCATCCCCGGTACAGATGTGCGCCACCGGCTGATCGTGGTGGAAAAAGTGAAAAAAACTCCGGAAAAATATCCGAGAATGTTTGCAAAAATCAAGAAGAATCCCTTATAA